A window of Castor canadensis chromosome 10, mCasCan1.hap1v2, whole genome shotgun sequence contains these coding sequences:
- the Brpf1 gene encoding peregrin isoform X8 yields the protein MGVDFDVKTFCHNLRATKPPYECPVETCRKVYKSYSGIEYHLYHYDHDNPPPPQQTPLRKHKKKGRQSRPANKQSPSPSEVSQSPGREVMSYAQAQRMVEVDLHGRVHRISIFDNLDVVSEDEEAPEEVPENGSNKENTETPAATPKSGKHKSKEKRKDSNHHHHHSAPASAAPKLPEVVYRELEQDTPDAPPRPTSYYRYIEKSAEELDEEVEYDMDEEDYIWLDIMNERRKTEGVSPIPQEIFEYLMDRLEKESYFESHNKGDPNALVDEDAVCCICNDGECQNSNVILFCDMCNLAVHQECYGVPYIPEGQWLCRRCLQSPSRAVDCALCPNKGGAFKQTDDGRWAHVVCALWIPEVCFANTVFLEPIDSIEHIPPARWKLTCYICKQRGSGACIQCHKANCYTAFHVTCAQQAGLYMKMEPVRETGANGTSFSVRKTAYCDIHTPPGSARRLPALSHSEGEEEEDEEEDEGKGWSSEKVKKAKAKSRIKMKKARKILAEKRAAAPVVSVPCIPPHRLSKITNRLTIQRKSQFMQRLHSYWTLKRQSRNGVPLLRRLQTHLQSQRNCDQVGRDSEDKNWALKEQLKSWQRLRHDLERARLLVELIRKREKLKRETIKVQQIAMEMQLTPFLILLRKTLEQLQEKDTGNIFSEPVPLSEVTELDEVPDYLDHIKKPMDFFTMKQNLEAYRYLNFDDFEEDFNLIVSNCLKYNAKDTIFYRAAVRLREQGGAVLRQARRQAEKMGIDFETGMHIPHSLPGDEPPRHTEDAAEEERLVLLENQKHLPVEEQLKLLLERLDEVNASKQSVGRSRRAKMIKKEMTALRRKLAHQRETGRDGPERHGPSSRGSLTPHPAACDKDGQTDSAAEESSSQETSKDLPANGFSSGNQPVKKSFLVYRNDCNLPRSSSDSESSSSSSSSAASDRTSTTPSKQGRGKPSFSRGTFPEDSSEDTSGTENEAYSVGTGRGVGHSMVRKSLGRGTGWISEDEDSPLDALDLVWAKCRGYPSYPALIIDPKMPREGMFHHGVPIPVPPLEVLKLGEQMTQEAREHLYLVLFFDNKRTWQWLPRTKLVPLGVNQDLDKEKMLEGRKSNIRKSVQIAYHRALQHRSKVQGEQSSETSDSD from the exons ATGGGGGTGGACTTTGATGTGAAGACTTTCTGCCACAACTTACGGGCAACTAAGCCACCATACGAGTGCCCTGTGGAAACCTGCCGCAAGGTTTATAAAAGTTACAGTGGTATTGAGTACCACCTGTACCACTATGACCACGACAACCCGCCGCCCCCACAGCAGACTCCACTCCGCAAGCACAAGAAGAAGGGACGCCAGTCACGCCCAGCCAACAAACAGTCACCCAGCCCCTCTGAGGTATCCCAGTCACCCGGCCGCGAGGTGATGAGCTACGCACAGGCCCAGCGCATGGTAGAGGTGGACCTGCACGGCCGTGTCCACCGCATAAGCATCTTTGACAACCTGGATGTGGTGTCAGAGGATGAGGAAGCCCCTGAGGAGGTCCCTGAGAATGGCAGCAACAAGGAGAACACAGAGACACCTGCAGCTACACCCAAGTCAGGCAAGCATAAGAGCAAGGAGAAGCGCAAGGActccaaccaccaccaccaccacagtgcTCCTGCCAGTGCTGCTCCCAAGCTGCCAGAGGTGGTATACCGCGAGCTGGAGCAGGACACCCCTGACGCCCCGCCCCGGCCCACTTCTTATTACCG GTACATCGAGAAGTCTGCTGAGGAACTGGATGAGGAAGTAGAGTATGACATGGACGAGGAGGACTACATCTGGCTGGATATCATGAACGAGCGGCGGAAGACAGAGGGTGTGAGTCCCATCCCACAGGAGATCTTTGAGTACCTTATGGACCGGCTGGAAAAGGAATCCTACTTTGAGAGTCACAATAAAGGTGACCCCAATGCACTAGTGGATGAAGATGCTGTCTGCTGTATCTGTAATGATGGTGAGTGCCAGAACAGCAATGTCATCCTCTTCTGTGACATGTGCAACCTGGCCGTGCACCAGGAGTGCTACGGTGTCCCCTATATCCCTGAGGGCCAGTGGCTGTGCCGCCGTTGCCTACAGTCACCTTCCCGTGCTGTGGACTGTGCTCTATGCCCCAATAAGGGTGGTGCCTTCAAGCAGACAGATGATGGACGCTGGGCCCACGTGGTGTGTGCCCTGTGGATACCAGAGGTCTGTTTCGCCAACACAGTCTTCCTAGAGCCTATCGACAGCATCGAGCACATCCCACCAGCCCGCTGGAAGCTTACCTGCTACATTTGCAAACAGCGGGGCTCAGGGGCCTGCATCCAGTGCCACAAGGCCAACTGCTACACAGCCTTTCATGTGACATGCGCCCAACAGGCTGGCCTTTACATGAAGATGGAACCTGTGCGGGAGACAGGTGCCAATGGCACCTCCTTCAGCGTCCGCAAGACGGCCTACTGCGACATCCACACACCCCCAGGTTCTGCACGCCGCCTGCCTGCCCTATCCCACAGCgagggtgaggaggaggaagatgaagaggaggaTGAGGGTAAGGGTTGGAGCTCAGAGAAGGTCAAGAAGGCCAAAGCCAAGTCCCGGATCAAGATGAAGAAGGCACGAAAGATCTTAGCAGAGAAGCGAGCAGCAGCACCTGTGGTGTCAGTGCCTTGCATCCCACCACACAG GCTTAGTAAAATCACCAACCGCCTGACCATCCAGAGGAAGAGCCAGTTCATGCAGAGGCTACACAGCTACTGGACACTGAAGCGACAGTCACGGAATGGAGTTCCACTGCTACGCCGACTGCAGACACATCTCCAGTCTCAGAGGAACTGTGACCAAGTTGGG AGAGATTCTGAGGATAAGAACTGGGCCCTCAAAGAACAACTCAAGTCCTGGCAGCGGCTCCGGCATGACCTGGAGCGGGCTCGGCTGCTGGTGGAGCTGATCCGCAAGCGGGAGAAACTAAAGAGGGAGACG ATCAAGGTCCAACAGATCGCCATGGAGATGCAGCTGACCCCTTTCCTCATCCTGCTTCGCAAAACCTTGGAGCAGCTCCAAGAGAAGGACACAGGCAACATCTTCAGCGAGCCGGTCCCTCTGTCTGAGGTAACCGAATTGGACGAA GTACCTGACTACCTAGACCACATCAAAAAGCCCATGGACTTTTTCACCATGAAGCAGAACTTGGAGGCTTACCGCTACCTGAACTTTGATGATTTTGAGGAGGACTTCAACCTCATCGTCAGCAACTGCCTCAAGTATAACGCCAAGGATACCATATTCTACAGGGCAGCAGTGCGACTCCGTGAGCAGGGTGGTGCTGTACTCCGTCAGGCTCGGCGCCAGGCAGAAAAAATGGGCATTGACTTTGAGACGGGCATGCATATCCCCCACAGCCTTCCTGGAGATGAGCCCCCACGCCACACTGAAGATG CAGCTGAGGAAGAGCGGCTGGTCCTGCTGGAGAACCAGAAGCACCTGCCAGTAGAAGAGCAGCTGAAGCTGTTACTCGAGCGATTGGATGAAGTCAATGCTAGCAAGCAGAGTGTGGGCCGCTCCCGGCGTGCAAAAATGATCAAGAAAGAAATGACAGCATTGCGGAGGAAGCTTGCCCACCAGCGGGAGACTGGACGGGATGGGCCTGAGCGGCATGGCCCCTCCAGCCGGGGCAGTCTGACACCCCATCCAGCAGCCTGTGACAAGGACGGGCAGACAGACAGTGCCGCAGAGGAGAGCAGCAGCCAGGAGACAAGCAAAG ACTTACCAGCCAATGGCTTCAGCAGTGGAAACCAGCCAGTGAAGAAGAGTTTCCTGGTGTACCGTAATGACTGCAACCTTCCCCGGAGCAGCTCAGACTCGGAGtccagcagcagtagcagcagcagcgcCGCCTCAGACCGTACCAG CACAACACCCTCAAAGCAAGGCCGGGGCAAGCCCTCCTTCTCTCGGGGTACGTTCCCAGAGGACAGCAGTGAAGATACCTCAGGCACTGAGAATGAGGCCTACTCCGTAGGCACTGGCCGCGGCGTGGGCCACAGCA TGGTGAGGAAGAGTCTGGGCCGGGGAACTGGCTGGATTTCAGAGGATGAGGACTCCCCCTTGGACGCCCTGGACCTCGTGTGGGCCAAATGCCGAGGGTATCCGTCATACCCAGCTCTG ATCATTGATCCAAAGATGCCCCGAGAAGGTATGTTCCACCATGGGGTTCCCATCCCTGTGCCCCCACTGGAGGTGCTGAAACTTGGGGAGCAGATGACCCAGGAAGCCCGAGAGCATCTCTACCTCGTTCTCTTCTTTGATAACAAACGAACCTG GCAGTGGCTACCCAGGACTAAGCTTGTTCCTCTGGGTGTGAATCAGGATCTGGACAAAGAGAAGATGCTGGAGGGCCGCAAGTCTAACATCCGCAAGTCAGTACAGATCGCTTACCACAGGGCTCTGCAGCATCGCAGCAAGGTGCAGGGTGAGCAGAGCAGTGAGACCAGCGATAGTGACTGA
- the Brpf1 gene encoding peregrin isoform X7, which yields MGVDFDVKTFCHNLRATKPPYECPVETCRKVYKSYSGIEYHLYHYDHDNPPPPQQTPLRKHKKKGRQSRPANKQSPSPSEVSQSPGREVMSYAQAQRMVEVDLHGRVHRISIFDNLDVVSEDEEAPEEVPENGSNKENTETPAATPKSGKHKSKEKRKDSNHHHHHSAPASAAPKLPEVVYRELEQDTPDAPPRPTSYYRYIEKSAEELDEEVEYDMDEEDYIWLDIMNERRKTEGVSPIPQEIFEYLMDRLEKESYFESHNKGDPNALVDEDAVCCICNDGECQNSNVILFCDMCNLAVHQECYGVPYIPEGQWLCRRCLQSPSRAVDCALCPNKGGAFKQTDDGRWAHVVCALWIPEVCFANTVFLEPIDSIEHIPPARWKLTCYICKQRGSGACIQCHKANCYTAFHVTCAQQAGLYMKMEPVRETGANGTSFSVRKTAYCDIHTPPGSARRLPALSHSEGEEEEDEEEDEGKGWSSEKVKKAKAKSRIKMKKARKILAEKRAAAPVVSVPCIPPHRLSKITNRLTIQRKSQFMQRLHSYWTLKRQSRNGVPLLRRLQTHLQSQRNCDQVGRDSEDKNWALKEQLKSWQRLRHDLERARLLVELIRKREKLKRETIKVQQIAMEMQLTPFLILLRKTLEQLQEKDTGNIFSEPVPLSEVPDYLDHIKKPMDFFTMKQNLEAYRYLNFDDFEEDFNLIVSNCLKYNAKDTIFYRAAVRLREQGGAVLRQARRQAEKMGIDFETGMHIPHSLPGDEPPRHTEDAEEERLVLLENQKHLPVEEQLKLLLERLDEVNASKQSVGRSRRAKMIKKEMTALRRKLAHQRETGRDGPERHGPSSRGSLTPHPAACDKDGQTDSAAEESSSQETSKGLGPNMSSTPAHEVGRRTSVLFSKKNPKTAGPPKRPGRPPKNRESQMTPSHGGSPVGPPQLPIMGSLRQRKRGRSPRPSSSSDSDSDKSTEDPPMDLPANGFSSGNQPVKKSFLVYRNDCNLPRSSSDSESSSSSSSSAASDRTSTTPSKQGRGKPSFSRGTFPEDSSEDTSGTENEAYSVGTGRGVGHSMVRKSLGRGTGWISEDEDSPLDALDLVWAKCRGYPSYPALIIDPKMPREGMFHHGVPIPVPPLEVLKLGEQMTQEAREHLYLVLFFDNKRTWQWLPRTKLVPLGVNQDLDKEKMLEGRKSNIRKSVQIAYHRALQHRSKVQGEQSSETSDSD from the exons ATGGGGGTGGACTTTGATGTGAAGACTTTCTGCCACAACTTACGGGCAACTAAGCCACCATACGAGTGCCCTGTGGAAACCTGCCGCAAGGTTTATAAAAGTTACAGTGGTATTGAGTACCACCTGTACCACTATGACCACGACAACCCGCCGCCCCCACAGCAGACTCCACTCCGCAAGCACAAGAAGAAGGGACGCCAGTCACGCCCAGCCAACAAACAGTCACCCAGCCCCTCTGAGGTATCCCAGTCACCCGGCCGCGAGGTGATGAGCTACGCACAGGCCCAGCGCATGGTAGAGGTGGACCTGCACGGCCGTGTCCACCGCATAAGCATCTTTGACAACCTGGATGTGGTGTCAGAGGATGAGGAAGCCCCTGAGGAGGTCCCTGAGAATGGCAGCAACAAGGAGAACACAGAGACACCTGCAGCTACACCCAAGTCAGGCAAGCATAAGAGCAAGGAGAAGCGCAAGGActccaaccaccaccaccaccacagtgcTCCTGCCAGTGCTGCTCCCAAGCTGCCAGAGGTGGTATACCGCGAGCTGGAGCAGGACACCCCTGACGCCCCGCCCCGGCCCACTTCTTATTACCG GTACATCGAGAAGTCTGCTGAGGAACTGGATGAGGAAGTAGAGTATGACATGGACGAGGAGGACTACATCTGGCTGGATATCATGAACGAGCGGCGGAAGACAGAGGGTGTGAGTCCCATCCCACAGGAGATCTTTGAGTACCTTATGGACCGGCTGGAAAAGGAATCCTACTTTGAGAGTCACAATAAAGGTGACCCCAATGCACTAGTGGATGAAGATGCTGTCTGCTGTATCTGTAATGATGGTGAGTGCCAGAACAGCAATGTCATCCTCTTCTGTGACATGTGCAACCTGGCCGTGCACCAGGAGTGCTACGGTGTCCCCTATATCCCTGAGGGCCAGTGGCTGTGCCGCCGTTGCCTACAGTCACCTTCCCGTGCTGTGGACTGTGCTCTATGCCCCAATAAGGGTGGTGCCTTCAAGCAGACAGATGATGGACGCTGGGCCCACGTGGTGTGTGCCCTGTGGATACCAGAGGTCTGTTTCGCCAACACAGTCTTCCTAGAGCCTATCGACAGCATCGAGCACATCCCACCAGCCCGCTGGAAGCTTACCTGCTACATTTGCAAACAGCGGGGCTCAGGGGCCTGCATCCAGTGCCACAAGGCCAACTGCTACACAGCCTTTCATGTGACATGCGCCCAACAGGCTGGCCTTTACATGAAGATGGAACCTGTGCGGGAGACAGGTGCCAATGGCACCTCCTTCAGCGTCCGCAAGACGGCCTACTGCGACATCCACACACCCCCAGGTTCTGCACGCCGCCTGCCTGCCCTATCCCACAGCgagggtgaggaggaggaagatgaagaggaggaTGAGGGTAAGGGTTGGAGCTCAGAGAAGGTCAAGAAGGCCAAAGCCAAGTCCCGGATCAAGATGAAGAAGGCACGAAAGATCTTAGCAGAGAAGCGAGCAGCAGCACCTGTGGTGTCAGTGCCTTGCATCCCACCACACAG GCTTAGTAAAATCACCAACCGCCTGACCATCCAGAGGAAGAGCCAGTTCATGCAGAGGCTACACAGCTACTGGACACTGAAGCGACAGTCACGGAATGGAGTTCCACTGCTACGCCGACTGCAGACACATCTCCAGTCTCAGAGGAACTGTGACCAAGTTGGG AGAGATTCTGAGGATAAGAACTGGGCCCTCAAAGAACAACTCAAGTCCTGGCAGCGGCTCCGGCATGACCTGGAGCGGGCTCGGCTGCTGGTGGAGCTGATCCGCAAGCGGGAGAAACTAAAGAGGGAGACG ATCAAGGTCCAACAGATCGCCATGGAGATGCAGCTGACCCCTTTCCTCATCCTGCTTCGCAAAACCTTGGAGCAGCTCCAAGAGAAGGACACAGGCAACATCTTCAGCGAGCCGGTCCCTCTGTCTGAG GTACCTGACTACCTAGACCACATCAAAAAGCCCATGGACTTTTTCACCATGAAGCAGAACTTGGAGGCTTACCGCTACCTGAACTTTGATGATTTTGAGGAGGACTTCAACCTCATCGTCAGCAACTGCCTCAAGTATAACGCCAAGGATACCATATTCTACAGGGCAGCAGTGCGACTCCGTGAGCAGGGTGGTGCTGTACTCCGTCAGGCTCGGCGCCAGGCAGAAAAAATGGGCATTGACTTTGAGACGGGCATGCATATCCCCCACAGCCTTCCTGGAGATGAGCCCCCACGCCACACTGAAGATG CTGAGGAAGAGCGGCTGGTCCTGCTGGAGAACCAGAAGCACCTGCCAGTAGAAGAGCAGCTGAAGCTGTTACTCGAGCGATTGGATGAAGTCAATGCTAGCAAGCAGAGTGTGGGCCGCTCCCGGCGTGCAAAAATGATCAAGAAAGAAATGACAGCATTGCGGAGGAAGCTTGCCCACCAGCGGGAGACTGGACGGGATGGGCCTGAGCGGCATGGCCCCTCCAGCCGGGGCAGTCTGACACCCCATCCAGCAGCCTGTGACAAGGACGGGCAGACAGACAGTGCCGCAGAGGAGAGCAGCAGCCAGGAGACAAGCAAAG GCCTGGGTCCCAACATGTCCTCAACCCCAGCACATGAGGTGGGCAGGAGAACCTCAGTTCTGTTCTCCAAAAAGAACCCGAAGACAGCTGGACCGCCCAAGAGGCCGGGCCGGCCCCCCAAAAACCGGGAGAGCCAGATGACCCCCAGCCACGGAGGCAGTCCTGTGGGGCCCCCCCAGCTCCCCATCATGGGCTCCCTGCGTCAGCGCAAGCGGGGTAGGAGCCCCCGACCCAGTTCGAGTTCAGACAGCGACAGTGATAAGTCCACAGAAGATCCCCCAATGG ACTTACCAGCCAATGGCTTCAGCAGTGGAAACCAGCCAGTGAAGAAGAGTTTCCTGGTGTACCGTAATGACTGCAACCTTCCCCGGAGCAGCTCAGACTCGGAGtccagcagcagtagcagcagcagcgcCGCCTCAGACCGTACCAG CACAACACCCTCAAAGCAAGGCCGGGGCAAGCCCTCCTTCTCTCGGGGTACGTTCCCAGAGGACAGCAGTGAAGATACCTCAGGCACTGAGAATGAGGCCTACTCCGTAGGCACTGGCCGCGGCGTGGGCCACAGCA TGGTGAGGAAGAGTCTGGGCCGGGGAACTGGCTGGATTTCAGAGGATGAGGACTCCCCCTTGGACGCCCTGGACCTCGTGTGGGCCAAATGCCGAGGGTATCCGTCATACCCAGCTCTG ATCATTGATCCAAAGATGCCCCGAGAAGGTATGTTCCACCATGGGGTTCCCATCCCTGTGCCCCCACTGGAGGTGCTGAAACTTGGGGAGCAGATGACCCAGGAAGCCCGAGAGCATCTCTACCTCGTTCTCTTCTTTGATAACAAACGAACCTG GCAGTGGCTACCCAGGACTAAGCTTGTTCCTCTGGGTGTGAATCAGGATCTGGACAAAGAGAAGATGCTGGAGGGCCGCAAGTCTAACATCCGCAAGTCAGTACAGATCGCTTACCACAGGGCTCTGCAGCATCGCAGCAAGGTGCAGGGTGAGCAGAGCAGTGAGACCAGCGATAGTGACTGA
- the Brpf1 gene encoding peregrin isoform X11: MGVDFDVKTFCHNLRATKPPYECPVETCRKVYKSYSGIEYHLYHYDHDNPPPPQQTPLRKHKKKGRQSRPANKQSPSPSEVSQSPGREVMSYAQAQRMVEVDLHGRVHRISIFDNLDVVSEDEEAPEEVPENGSNKENTETPAATPKSGKHKSKEKRKDSNHHHHHSAPASAAPKLPEVVYRELEQDTPDAPPRPTSYYRYIEKSAEELDEEVEYDMDEEDYIWLDIMNERRKTEGVSPIPQEIFEYLMDRLEKESYFESHNKGDPNALVDEDAVCCICNDGECQNSNVILFCDMCNLAVHQECYGVPYIPEGQWLCRRCLQSPSRAVDCALCPNKGGAFKQTDDGRWAHVVCALWIPEVCFANTVFLEPIDSIEHIPPARWKLTCYICKQRGSGACIQCHKANCYTAFHVTCAQQAGLYMKMEPVRETGANGTSFSVRKTAYCDIHTPPGSARRLPALSHSEGEEEEDEEEDEGKGWSSEKVKKAKAKSRIKMKKARKILAEKRAAAPVVSVPCIPPHRLSKITNRLTIQRKSQFMQRLHSYWTLKRQSRNGVPLLRRLQTHLQSQRNCDQVGRDSEDKNWALKEQLKSWQRLRHDLERARLLVELIRKREKLKRETIKVQQIAMEMQLTPFLILLRKTLEQLQEKDTGNIFSEPVPLSEVPDYLDHIKKPMDFFTMKQNLEAYRYLNFDDFEEDFNLIVSNCLKYNAKDTIFYRAAVRLREQGGAVLRQARRQAEKMGIDFETGMHIPHSLPGDEPPRHTEDAEEERLVLLENQKHLPVEEQLKLLLERLDEVNASKQSVGRSRRAKMIKKEMTALRRKLAHQRETGRDGPERHGPSSRGSLTPHPAACDKDGQTDSAAEESSSQETSKDLPANGFSSGNQPVKKSFLVYRNDCNLPRSSSDSESSSSSSSSAASDRTSTTPSKQGRGKPSFSRGTFPEDSSEDTSGTENEAYSVGTGRGVGHSMVRKSLGRGTGWISEDEDSPLDALDLVWAKCRGYPSYPALIIDPKMPREGMFHHGVPIPVPPLEVLKLGEQMTQEAREHLYLVLFFDNKRTWQWLPRTKLVPLGVNQDLDKEKMLEGRKSNIRKSVQIAYHRALQHRSKVQGEQSSETSDSD; this comes from the exons ATGGGGGTGGACTTTGATGTGAAGACTTTCTGCCACAACTTACGGGCAACTAAGCCACCATACGAGTGCCCTGTGGAAACCTGCCGCAAGGTTTATAAAAGTTACAGTGGTATTGAGTACCACCTGTACCACTATGACCACGACAACCCGCCGCCCCCACAGCAGACTCCACTCCGCAAGCACAAGAAGAAGGGACGCCAGTCACGCCCAGCCAACAAACAGTCACCCAGCCCCTCTGAGGTATCCCAGTCACCCGGCCGCGAGGTGATGAGCTACGCACAGGCCCAGCGCATGGTAGAGGTGGACCTGCACGGCCGTGTCCACCGCATAAGCATCTTTGACAACCTGGATGTGGTGTCAGAGGATGAGGAAGCCCCTGAGGAGGTCCCTGAGAATGGCAGCAACAAGGAGAACACAGAGACACCTGCAGCTACACCCAAGTCAGGCAAGCATAAGAGCAAGGAGAAGCGCAAGGActccaaccaccaccaccaccacagtgcTCCTGCCAGTGCTGCTCCCAAGCTGCCAGAGGTGGTATACCGCGAGCTGGAGCAGGACACCCCTGACGCCCCGCCCCGGCCCACTTCTTATTACCG GTACATCGAGAAGTCTGCTGAGGAACTGGATGAGGAAGTAGAGTATGACATGGACGAGGAGGACTACATCTGGCTGGATATCATGAACGAGCGGCGGAAGACAGAGGGTGTGAGTCCCATCCCACAGGAGATCTTTGAGTACCTTATGGACCGGCTGGAAAAGGAATCCTACTTTGAGAGTCACAATAAAGGTGACCCCAATGCACTAGTGGATGAAGATGCTGTCTGCTGTATCTGTAATGATGGTGAGTGCCAGAACAGCAATGTCATCCTCTTCTGTGACATGTGCAACCTGGCCGTGCACCAGGAGTGCTACGGTGTCCCCTATATCCCTGAGGGCCAGTGGCTGTGCCGCCGTTGCCTACAGTCACCTTCCCGTGCTGTGGACTGTGCTCTATGCCCCAATAAGGGTGGTGCCTTCAAGCAGACAGATGATGGACGCTGGGCCCACGTGGTGTGTGCCCTGTGGATACCAGAGGTCTGTTTCGCCAACACAGTCTTCCTAGAGCCTATCGACAGCATCGAGCACATCCCACCAGCCCGCTGGAAGCTTACCTGCTACATTTGCAAACAGCGGGGCTCAGGGGCCTGCATCCAGTGCCACAAGGCCAACTGCTACACAGCCTTTCATGTGACATGCGCCCAACAGGCTGGCCTTTACATGAAGATGGAACCTGTGCGGGAGACAGGTGCCAATGGCACCTCCTTCAGCGTCCGCAAGACGGCCTACTGCGACATCCACACACCCCCAGGTTCTGCACGCCGCCTGCCTGCCCTATCCCACAGCgagggtgaggaggaggaagatgaagaggaggaTGAGGGTAAGGGTTGGAGCTCAGAGAAGGTCAAGAAGGCCAAAGCCAAGTCCCGGATCAAGATGAAGAAGGCACGAAAGATCTTAGCAGAGAAGCGAGCAGCAGCACCTGTGGTGTCAGTGCCTTGCATCCCACCACACAG GCTTAGTAAAATCACCAACCGCCTGACCATCCAGAGGAAGAGCCAGTTCATGCAGAGGCTACACAGCTACTGGACACTGAAGCGACAGTCACGGAATGGAGTTCCACTGCTACGCCGACTGCAGACACATCTCCAGTCTCAGAGGAACTGTGACCAAGTTGGG AGAGATTCTGAGGATAAGAACTGGGCCCTCAAAGAACAACTCAAGTCCTGGCAGCGGCTCCGGCATGACCTGGAGCGGGCTCGGCTGCTGGTGGAGCTGATCCGCAAGCGGGAGAAACTAAAGAGGGAGACG ATCAAGGTCCAACAGATCGCCATGGAGATGCAGCTGACCCCTTTCCTCATCCTGCTTCGCAAAACCTTGGAGCAGCTCCAAGAGAAGGACACAGGCAACATCTTCAGCGAGCCGGTCCCTCTGTCTGAG GTACCTGACTACCTAGACCACATCAAAAAGCCCATGGACTTTTTCACCATGAAGCAGAACTTGGAGGCTTACCGCTACCTGAACTTTGATGATTTTGAGGAGGACTTCAACCTCATCGTCAGCAACTGCCTCAAGTATAACGCCAAGGATACCATATTCTACAGGGCAGCAGTGCGACTCCGTGAGCAGGGTGGTGCTGTACTCCGTCAGGCTCGGCGCCAGGCAGAAAAAATGGGCATTGACTTTGAGACGGGCATGCATATCCCCCACAGCCTTCCTGGAGATGAGCCCCCACGCCACACTGAAGATG CTGAGGAAGAGCGGCTGGTCCTGCTGGAGAACCAGAAGCACCTGCCAGTAGAAGAGCAGCTGAAGCTGTTACTCGAGCGATTGGATGAAGTCAATGCTAGCAAGCAGAGTGTGGGCCGCTCCCGGCGTGCAAAAATGATCAAGAAAGAAATGACAGCATTGCGGAGGAAGCTTGCCCACCAGCGGGAGACTGGACGGGATGGGCCTGAGCGGCATGGCCCCTCCAGCCGGGGCAGTCTGACACCCCATCCAGCAGCCTGTGACAAGGACGGGCAGACAGACAGTGCCGCAGAGGAGAGCAGCAGCCAGGAGACAAGCAAAG ACTTACCAGCCAATGGCTTCAGCAGTGGAAACCAGCCAGTGAAGAAGAGTTTCCTGGTGTACCGTAATGACTGCAACCTTCCCCGGAGCAGCTCAGACTCGGAGtccagcagcagtagcagcagcagcgcCGCCTCAGACCGTACCAG CACAACACCCTCAAAGCAAGGCCGGGGCAAGCCCTCCTTCTCTCGGGGTACGTTCCCAGAGGACAGCAGTGAAGATACCTCAGGCACTGAGAATGAGGCCTACTCCGTAGGCACTGGCCGCGGCGTGGGCCACAGCA TGGTGAGGAAGAGTCTGGGCCGGGGAACTGGCTGGATTTCAGAGGATGAGGACTCCCCCTTGGACGCCCTGGACCTCGTGTGGGCCAAATGCCGAGGGTATCCGTCATACCCAGCTCTG ATCATTGATCCAAAGATGCCCCGAGAAGGTATGTTCCACCATGGGGTTCCCATCCCTGTGCCCCCACTGGAGGTGCTGAAACTTGGGGAGCAGATGACCCAGGAAGCCCGAGAGCATCTCTACCTCGTTCTCTTCTTTGATAACAAACGAACCTG GCAGTGGCTACCCAGGACTAAGCTTGTTCCTCTGGGTGTGAATCAGGATCTGGACAAAGAGAAGATGCTGGAGGGCCGCAAGTCTAACATCCGCAAGTCAGTACAGATCGCTTACCACAGGGCTCTGCAGCATCGCAGCAAGGTGCAGGGTGAGCAGAGCAGTGAGACCAGCGATAGTGACTGA